A single Chiroxiphia lanceolata isolate bChiLan1 chromosome 25, bChiLan1.pri, whole genome shotgun sequence DNA region contains:
- the AHCYL1 gene encoding S-adenosylhomocysteine hydrolase-like protein 1 isoform X1, with translation MSVPEPAGGEEKQAKEVEDAEKYSFMATVTKAPKKQIQFADDMQEFTKFPTKTGRRSLSRSISQSSTDSYSSAASYTDSSDDEVSPREKQQTNSKGSSNFCVKNIKQAEFGRREIEIAEQDMSALISLRKRAQGEKPLAGAKIVGCTHITAQTAVLIETLCALGAQCRWAACNIYSTQNEVAAALAEAGVAVFAWKGESEDDFWWCIDRCVNVDGWQPNMILDDGGDLTHWVYKKYPSVFKKIRGIVEESVTGVHRLYQLSKAGKLCVPAMNVNDSVTKQKFDNLYCCRESILDGLKRTTDVMFGGKQVVVCGYGEVGKGCCAALKALGAIVYVTEIDPICALQACMDGFRVVKLSEVIRQVDVVITCTGNKNVVTREHLDRMKNSCIVCNMGHSNTEIDVTSLRTPELTWERVRSQVDHVIWPDGKRVVLLAEGRLLNLSCSTVPTFVLSITATTQALALIELYNAPEGRYKQDVYLLPKKMDEYVASLHLPSFDAHLTELTDDQAKYLGLNKNGPFKPNYYRY, from the exons ATGTCGGTGCCGGAGCCCGCCGGCGGCGAGGAGAAGCAGGCCAAGGAGGTGGAGGACGCCGAGAAGTATTCCTTTATGGCCACCGTCACCAAGGCGCCCAAGAAG CAAAtccagtttgcagatgatatgCAGGAGTTCACCAAATTCCCGACCAAGACGGGCCGGCGCTCCCTGTCCCGCTCCATCTCCCAGTCTTCCACAGACAGCTACAGCTCTG CTGCATCGTACACAGACAGCTCCGATGACGAGGTGTCCCCCCGGGAGAAACAACAAACCAACTCCAAGGGCAGCAGCAACTTCTGCGTGAAGAACATCAAACAGGCCGAGTTCGGGCGCCGGGAGATCGAGATTGCGGAGCAAG ACATGTCTGCTCTGATTTCACTCAGGAAAAGAGCCCAGGGGGAGAAGCCTTTGGCTGGAGCCAAGATCGTGGGCTGCACCCACATCACGGCCCAGACCGCG GTGCTGATAGAGACGCTCTGTGCCCTGGGTGCCCAGTGCCGCTGGGCCGCCTGTAACATTTACTCCACGCAGAACGAGgtggctgctgccctggcagaggCTG GGGTGGCCGTGTTTGCCTGGAAAGGGGAGTCGGAGGATGATTTCTGGTGGTGCATCGACCGCTGTGTCAACGTGGACGGCTGGCAGCCCAACATG ATCCTGGACGATGGTGGTGACCTGACCCACTGGGTTTATAAGAAATATCCCAGCGTGTTCAAGAAGATCCGAGGGATCGTGGAGGAGAGCGTGACTGGTGTGCACAG GCTGTACCAGCTCTCCAAGGCTGGGAAGTTGTGTGTCCCAGCCATGAACGTGAACGACTCCGTCACCAAGCAGAAGTTCGACAACCTGTACTGCTGCCGGGAATCCATCCTGGATGG CCTGAAGAGGACCACGGATGTGATGTTTGGAGGGAAGCAGGTGGTGGTTTGTGGTTATGGGGAG gtggggaagggctgctgtgctgccctcaAGGCCCTGGGGGCCATCGTGTACGTCACCGAGATCGACCCCATCTGCGCCCTCCAGGCCTG CATGGATGGATTTCGGGTGGTGAAGCTGAGTGAAGTGATCCGTCAGGTGGATGTGGTCATCACCTGCACAG ggaaCAAGAACGTGGTGACGCGGGAGCACCTGGACCGGATGAAGAACAGCTGCATCGTCTGCAACATGGGCCACTCCAACACCGAGATCGACGTG ACCAGCCTGAGGACCCCTGAGCTGACCTGGGAGCGGGTGCGTTCCCAGGTGGATCACGTCATCTGGCCCGACGGGAAGCGGGtggtgctgctggctgag GGCCGGCTGCTCAACCTGAGCTGCTCCACAGTTCCCACCTTTGTCCTCTCCATCACAGCCACCACTCAG GCTCTGGCTCTGATTGAGCTCTACAATGCTCCCGAGGGCCGCTACAAGCAGGACGTTTACCTGCTGCCCAAGAAGATGG ATGAGTACGTGGCCAGCCTGCACCTGCCCTCGTTCGACGCCCACCTGACGGAGCTCACGGACGACCAGGCCAAGTACCTGGGGCTCAACAAGAACGGGCCCTTCAAACCCAACTACTACAG ATACTGA
- the AHCYL1 gene encoding S-adenosylhomocysteine hydrolase-like protein 1 isoform X3 gives MQEFTKFPTKTGRRSLSRSISQSSTDSYSSAASYTDSSDDEVSPREKQQTNSKGSSNFCVKNIKQAEFGRREIEIAEQDMSALISLRKRAQGEKPLAGAKIVGCTHITAQTAVLIETLCALGAQCRWAACNIYSTQNEVAAALAEAGVAVFAWKGESEDDFWWCIDRCVNVDGWQPNMILDDGGDLTHWVYKKYPSVFKKIRGIVEESVTGVHRLYQLSKAGKLCVPAMNVNDSVTKQKFDNLYCCRESILDGLKRTTDVMFGGKQVVVCGYGEVGKGCCAALKALGAIVYVTEIDPICALQACMDGFRVVKLSEVIRQVDVVITCTGNKNVVTREHLDRMKNSCIVCNMGHSNTEIDVTSLRTPELTWERVRSQVDHVIWPDGKRVVLLAEGRLLNLSCSTVPTFVLSITATTQALALIELYNAPEGRYKQDVYLLPKKMDEYVASLHLPSFDAHLTELTDDQAKYLGLNKNGPFKPNYYRY, from the exons atgCAGGAGTTCACCAAATTCCCGACCAAGACGGGCCGGCGCTCCCTGTCCCGCTCCATCTCCCAGTCTTCCACAGACAGCTACAGCTCTG CTGCATCGTACACAGACAGCTCCGATGACGAGGTGTCCCCCCGGGAGAAACAACAAACCAACTCCAAGGGCAGCAGCAACTTCTGCGTGAAGAACATCAAACAGGCCGAGTTCGGGCGCCGGGAGATCGAGATTGCGGAGCAAG ACATGTCTGCTCTGATTTCACTCAGGAAAAGAGCCCAGGGGGAGAAGCCTTTGGCTGGAGCCAAGATCGTGGGCTGCACCCACATCACGGCCCAGACCGCG GTGCTGATAGAGACGCTCTGTGCCCTGGGTGCCCAGTGCCGCTGGGCCGCCTGTAACATTTACTCCACGCAGAACGAGgtggctgctgccctggcagaggCTG GGGTGGCCGTGTTTGCCTGGAAAGGGGAGTCGGAGGATGATTTCTGGTGGTGCATCGACCGCTGTGTCAACGTGGACGGCTGGCAGCCCAACATG ATCCTGGACGATGGTGGTGACCTGACCCACTGGGTTTATAAGAAATATCCCAGCGTGTTCAAGAAGATCCGAGGGATCGTGGAGGAGAGCGTGACTGGTGTGCACAG GCTGTACCAGCTCTCCAAGGCTGGGAAGTTGTGTGTCCCAGCCATGAACGTGAACGACTCCGTCACCAAGCAGAAGTTCGACAACCTGTACTGCTGCCGGGAATCCATCCTGGATGG CCTGAAGAGGACCACGGATGTGATGTTTGGAGGGAAGCAGGTGGTGGTTTGTGGTTATGGGGAG gtggggaagggctgctgtgctgccctcaAGGCCCTGGGGGCCATCGTGTACGTCACCGAGATCGACCCCATCTGCGCCCTCCAGGCCTG CATGGATGGATTTCGGGTGGTGAAGCTGAGTGAAGTGATCCGTCAGGTGGATGTGGTCATCACCTGCACAG ggaaCAAGAACGTGGTGACGCGGGAGCACCTGGACCGGATGAAGAACAGCTGCATCGTCTGCAACATGGGCCACTCCAACACCGAGATCGACGTG ACCAGCCTGAGGACCCCTGAGCTGACCTGGGAGCGGGTGCGTTCCCAGGTGGATCACGTCATCTGGCCCGACGGGAAGCGGGtggtgctgctggctgag GGCCGGCTGCTCAACCTGAGCTGCTCCACAGTTCCCACCTTTGTCCTCTCCATCACAGCCACCACTCAG GCTCTGGCTCTGATTGAGCTCTACAATGCTCCCGAGGGCCGCTACAAGCAGGACGTTTACCTGCTGCCCAAGAAGATGG ATGAGTACGTGGCCAGCCTGCACCTGCCCTCGTTCGACGCCCACCTGACGGAGCTCACGGACGACCAGGCCAAGTACCTGGGGCTCAACAAGAACGGGCCCTTCAAACCCAACTACTACAG ATACTGA
- the AHCYL1 gene encoding S-adenosylhomocysteine hydrolase-like protein 1 isoform X2 yields MSVPEPAGGEEKQAKEVEDAEKYSFMATVTKAPKKQIQFADDMQEFTKFPTKTGRRSLSRSISQSSTDSYSSAASYTDSSDDEVSPREKQQTNSKGSSNFCVKNIKQAEFGRREIEIAEQDMSALISLRKRAQGEKPLAGAKIVGCTHITAQTAVLIETLCALGAQCRWAACNIYSTQNEVAAALAEAGVAVFAWKGESEDDFWWCIDRCVNVDGWQPNMILDDGGDLTHWVYKKYPSVFKKIRGIVEESVTGVHRLYQLSKAGKLCVPAMNVNDSVTKQKFDNLYCCRESILDGLKRTTDVMFGGKQVVVCGYGEVGKGCCAALKALGAIVYVTEIDPICALQACMDGFRVVKLSEVIRQVDVVITCTGNKNVVTREHLDRMKNSCIVCNMGHSNTEIDVTSLRTPELTWERVRSQVDHVIWPDGKRVVLLAEGRLLNLSCSTVPTFVLSITATTQALALIELYNAPEGRYKQDVYLLPKKMDEYVASLHLPSFDAHLTELTDDQAKYLGLNKNGPFKPNYYR; encoded by the exons ATGTCGGTGCCGGAGCCCGCCGGCGGCGAGGAGAAGCAGGCCAAGGAGGTGGAGGACGCCGAGAAGTATTCCTTTATGGCCACCGTCACCAAGGCGCCCAAGAAG CAAAtccagtttgcagatgatatgCAGGAGTTCACCAAATTCCCGACCAAGACGGGCCGGCGCTCCCTGTCCCGCTCCATCTCCCAGTCTTCCACAGACAGCTACAGCTCTG CTGCATCGTACACAGACAGCTCCGATGACGAGGTGTCCCCCCGGGAGAAACAACAAACCAACTCCAAGGGCAGCAGCAACTTCTGCGTGAAGAACATCAAACAGGCCGAGTTCGGGCGCCGGGAGATCGAGATTGCGGAGCAAG ACATGTCTGCTCTGATTTCACTCAGGAAAAGAGCCCAGGGGGAGAAGCCTTTGGCTGGAGCCAAGATCGTGGGCTGCACCCACATCACGGCCCAGACCGCG GTGCTGATAGAGACGCTCTGTGCCCTGGGTGCCCAGTGCCGCTGGGCCGCCTGTAACATTTACTCCACGCAGAACGAGgtggctgctgccctggcagaggCTG GGGTGGCCGTGTTTGCCTGGAAAGGGGAGTCGGAGGATGATTTCTGGTGGTGCATCGACCGCTGTGTCAACGTGGACGGCTGGCAGCCCAACATG ATCCTGGACGATGGTGGTGACCTGACCCACTGGGTTTATAAGAAATATCCCAGCGTGTTCAAGAAGATCCGAGGGATCGTGGAGGAGAGCGTGACTGGTGTGCACAG GCTGTACCAGCTCTCCAAGGCTGGGAAGTTGTGTGTCCCAGCCATGAACGTGAACGACTCCGTCACCAAGCAGAAGTTCGACAACCTGTACTGCTGCCGGGAATCCATCCTGGATGG CCTGAAGAGGACCACGGATGTGATGTTTGGAGGGAAGCAGGTGGTGGTTTGTGGTTATGGGGAG gtggggaagggctgctgtgctgccctcaAGGCCCTGGGGGCCATCGTGTACGTCACCGAGATCGACCCCATCTGCGCCCTCCAGGCCTG CATGGATGGATTTCGGGTGGTGAAGCTGAGTGAAGTGATCCGTCAGGTGGATGTGGTCATCACCTGCACAG ggaaCAAGAACGTGGTGACGCGGGAGCACCTGGACCGGATGAAGAACAGCTGCATCGTCTGCAACATGGGCCACTCCAACACCGAGATCGACGTG ACCAGCCTGAGGACCCCTGAGCTGACCTGGGAGCGGGTGCGTTCCCAGGTGGATCACGTCATCTGGCCCGACGGGAAGCGGGtggtgctgctggctgag GGCCGGCTGCTCAACCTGAGCTGCTCCACAGTTCCCACCTTTGTCCTCTCCATCACAGCCACCACTCAG GCTCTGGCTCTGATTGAGCTCTACAATGCTCCCGAGGGCCGCTACAAGCAGGACGTTTACCTGCTGCCCAAGAAGATGG ATGAGTACGTGGCCAGCCTGCACCTGCCCTCGTTCGACGCCCACCTGACGGAGCTCACGGACGACCAGGCCAAGTACCTGGGGCTCAACAAGAACGGGCCCTTCAAACCCAACTACTACAGGTGA
- the CSF1 gene encoding LOW QUALITY PROTEIN: macrophage colony-stimulating factor 1 (The sequence of the model RefSeq protein was modified relative to this genomic sequence to represent the inferred CDS: inserted 6 bases in 4 codons; deleted 4 bases in 3 codons), which yields MPPEQTERFPIRPDPRQPSLFQIRSERCRTERIERRPERCRAFRGAPERSEGPLAVSERAAVAPPARGCRAVPARCRSLPARPVAVPARGPWAARQPLSHKPHAAGGAIKGSAAAAAAQPGPRSAPPLPPPLLALSAWPRPHGSPPMPRLGPRCPCSAATLLSSLLLLLVCSIHETEQNSYCQQIITERHLAELQELMQHPGMGLLQFIDKMQLAAQEGPILLGPGGFHVPFGHPVGSSKVSLRNDSICYVKAAFPXLGKILERNEFKENSSNARKMQTVRRMYHSIDENVDPCIREEDDEERMLSQMCFKEFTTSPYEMLVLVKDFFQDINQLLQNQETFEKDCSHVYHRACPGPGGLNPHPGVGTDPDCNCLSPALPPATQPSLSAANPFGQTGPPVAASSPPAPSVTLADLEAPSQAPVSXGGGSGTEELPGAAICDTASLPPAGMPQIPQDPADSAEAPPDAAGMLSLAAEEDESPGDGELGAASPAAGSPPRIPGPARIRPAPPAEPVTHLRFSRDGPGLRGGPGSGPRARCWGLSRMRGPEDGAGGPXPSFDSGFVPGHRAAQEGAARPEGLQEPLVFVVVPGVVAGLLAVGWLLFYKYKVLEQPLEDGDCDPXEPERRALQGVRECPELETQDL from the exons ATGCCGCCCGAACAGACCGAGCGGTTTCCGATCCGCCCCGATCCGCGGCAGCCGAGCCTGTTCCAGATCAGATCCGAGCGGTGCCGAACCGAACGTATCGAGCGGAGGCCCGAGCGATGCCGAGCGTTCCGAGGGGCGCCCGAGCGTTCCGAGGGGCCCCTAGCGGTTTCCGAGCGGGCCGCGGTGGCCCCCCCGGCCCGCGGGTGCCGCGCCGTGCCCGCCCGGTGCCGCTCGTTGCCGGCCCGGCCCGTCGCGGTCCCGGCGCGGGGGCCCTGGGCCGCCCGCCAGCCCCTTTCTCATAAACCACATGCTGCCGGCGGCGCTATAAAGGGGagcgcggccgcggcggcggctcAGCCCGGGCCCCGCTcggccccgccgctgccgccgcccctCCTCGCCCTCTCCGCCTGGCCCCGGCCCCACGGCAGCCCCCCCATGCCCCGCCTCGGGCCAAG GTGTCCCTGCTCCGCTGCAACCCTCCTGTcgtctctcctcctcctg ctggtcTGCAGCATCCATGAGACAGAGCAGAACAGCTACTGCCAGCAGATCATCACCGAGAGGCACCTGGCcgagctgcaggagctg ATGCAGCACCCGGGCATGGGTCTCCTTCAGTTCATCGACAAGATGCAGTTG GCAGCCCAGGAAGGACCAATCCTGCTCGGCCCAGGTGGCTTCCATGTCCCGTTTGGGCATCCTGTGGGATCGAGCAAGGTTTCCCTCAG AAATGACTCCATCTGCTATGTGAAAGCTGCCTTTC TGCTGGGCAAGATTTTGGAGCGAAACGAGTTCAAGGAGAACTCTTCCAATGCCAGGAAGATGCAGACGGTGCGCAGGATGTACCACAGCATCGACGAGAACGTCGACCCCTGCATcagggaggaggatgatgaggaGAGGATG CTGTCCCAGATGTGCTTCAAGGAGTTCACCACCTCCCCCTATGAGATGCTGGTGCTGGTGAAGGATTTCTTCCAGGACATCAACCAGCTACTGCAGAACCAGGAGACCTTCGAGAAGGATTGCAGCCACGTCTACCACAGGGCCTGCCCGGGCCCAGGGGGGCTGAATCCCCACC caGGTGTGGGGACAGATCCTGACTGCAATtgcctgtcccctgccctccctcctgccacccagCCCTCCCTCTCCGCTGCCAACCCGTTCGGGCAG ACGGGACCCCCCGTGGCAGCcagctcccccccagccccctccgTCACCCTCGCTGACTTAGAGGCCCCATCCCAGGCCCCCGTGT ATGGCGGGGGCTCGGGCACCGAGGAGCTCCCGGGTGCCGCCATATGTGACACGGCGTCGTTGCCACCCGCCGGGATGCCGCAGATCCCGCAGGATCCCGCCGACAGCGCCGAAGCCCCGCCGGACGCAGCCGGGATGCTGAGCCTTGCGGCGGAGGAGGACGAGAGCCCCGGGGATGGAGAGCTGGGGGCAGCCAGCCCAGCCGCGGGGAGCCCCCCGCGCATCCCCGGACC AGCCCGGatccgcccggccccgccggccgaGCCCGTCACGCATCTCCGCTTCTCCAGAGATGGCCCCGGGCTGCGGGGGGGCCCCGGGAGCGGGCCGAGGGCGCGGTGCTGGGGGCTCAGCAGGATGAGGGGCCCCGAGGACGGCGCGGGAGGGCC GCCCAGCTTTGACTCGGGGTTTGTTCCGGGGCACAGAGCAGCGCAGGAAGGAGCCGCCCGGCCGGAGGGCCTCCAGGAGCCCCTGGTGTTCGTCGTGGTGCCCGGCGTGGTGGCCgggctgctggcagtg gggTGGCTGCTCTTCTACAAGTATAAA GTCCTGGAGCAGCCACTGGAAGACGGAGACTGCGACCC GGAGCCAGAGAGGAG ggcactgcagggagtGAGGGAATGTCCAGAGCTGGAGACTCAGGACCTCTGA